A window of the Dickeya dianthicola NCPPB 453 genome harbors these coding sequences:
- the copC gene encoding copper homeostasis periplasmic binding protein CopC — protein sequence MLKRRIFPVLNVAVLVGSLVISHSALAHAHLKSQTPAADKDIPVQKAPSSLTLLFSEEIEPAFSGVEVTSAGQTVPVGKVTVESGHRNVLVVPFEKPLVSGSYQVNWRVLSVDGHKTEGNYRFGVK from the coding sequence CTGAATGTGGCGGTGTTGGTGGGCAGTCTGGTTATTTCCCACTCGGCACTGGCGCATGCGCACCTCAAAAGTCAAACGCCGGCAGCGGATAAGGATATTCCGGTGCAAAAAGCGCCTTCTTCTCTGACGCTGCTTTTCTCCGAAGAGATCGAGCCCGCTTTTAGCGGTGTTGAAGTGACGTCGGCGGGACAGACCGTGCCGGTGGGCAAAGTCACAGTGGAGAGCGGCCATCGCAATGTTCTGGTGGTGCCGTTTGAAAAGCCGCTGGTCAGCGGCAGTTATCAGGTTAACTGGCGCGTGTTGTCCGTTGATGGTCACAAGACCGAAGGAAACTATCGCTTCGGCGTTAAGTAA
- a CDS encoding YebY family protein, protein MKKVVLSLIVSVLSTQALAAPQLANLSKLEYGSRWAFNREEVQLICRSGHAMYVINPSTLVQYPLNDLARAQVNTGKVNASPLETVLLDDPQNPGQKMSLQPFIDRAKDLCQ, encoded by the coding sequence ATGAAAAAAGTAGTGCTGTCGCTTATTGTCTCTGTGCTGTCGACTCAGGCATTGGCCGCGCCGCAACTGGCGAACCTGAGCAAGCTGGAATATGGTTCGCGCTGGGCGTTCAACCGCGAAGAAGTTCAGCTGATCTGCCGGTCCGGCCATGCCATGTACGTGATCAATCCCAGTACGCTGGTGCAATACCCGCTCAATGACCTGGCGCGTGCGCAGGTCAACACCGGCAAGGTGAACGCTAGCCCGCTGGAGACCGTTCTTCTGGATGACCCGCAGAATCCGGGGCAAAAAATGAGTCTGCAACCCTTTATCGACCGGGCAAAAGACCTCTGTCAGTAG
- a CDS encoding cupin domain-containing protein produces MGKFKISLLMVIASLMPLKGIADTVNNPSRIPAIKLITTPDNHSAYLKGSVPALEKISAQNFWINNSVEEWEKNTHPAPRKQYVITLKGKLKFKVSDGSTFILSPGTVLLAEDTNGEGHSWELIDDDEWGRVYIPMTSNNDYFVADK; encoded by the coding sequence ATGGGAAAATTTAAAATATCTCTATTAATGGTAATAGCATCGTTGATGCCGTTGAAAGGCATTGCAGACACTGTAAATAACCCTTCTCGCATTCCGGCAATTAAGCTCATCACCACACCGGATAACCATTCGGCGTATCTGAAAGGCAGCGTTCCTGCGCTGGAAAAAATATCCGCGCAAAATTTCTGGATTAATAACTCGGTTGAAGAGTGGGAAAAAAACACGCATCCGGCGCCGAGAAAACAATATGTCATTACGCTGAAAGGTAAGCTGAAATTCAAAGTCAGTGACGGTTCTACATTTATCCTGTCGCCGGGAACGGTTCTGCTGGCTGAGGATACCAATGGCGAAGGGCACAGTTGGGAACTGATAGACGACGATGAGTGGGGCAGGGTTTATATTCCGATGACCAGTAATAATGATTATTTTGTTGCCGACAAATAA
- a CDS encoding DUF6979 family protein has protein sequence MGVYGETAVAVASAYDSSNKPDPRECWEYSITLFTDSRESQKKGCPKSAFLGLCQDGYVKGVPKGNYLSSDSPNKEYAVAAADLVLKEPGRKYSKAELWRNATKDCPDAAENQNGQMDVVLALKEACLLQRPD, from the coding sequence ATGGGCGTTTATGGTGAAACGGCGGTGGCAGTAGCATCAGCATACGATAGCAGTAATAAGCCCGACCCAAGAGAGTGCTGGGAATATTCAATTACCCTGTTCACTGATAGCAGGGAAAGCCAGAAAAAGGGGTGTCCAAAATCTGCATTTCTTGGCCTGTGTCAGGATGGGTATGTTAAGGGAGTTCCGAAGGGGAATTATCTATCATCAGATAGCCCAAATAAAGAATATGCCGTGGCCGCGGCAGATTTGGTGCTGAAAGAGCCTGGCAGAAAATATTCAAAGGCTGAATTGTGGCGAAATGCCACGAAAGATTGCCCTGATGCTGCGGAAAACCAGAATGGGCAGATGGATGTTGTTCTGGCACTGAAAGAGGCTTGTTTACTACAGCGCCCTGATTGA
- a CDS encoding response regulator, which yields MTDTTLPRVLCVDDEPNVLAAMERNLFGEFNVVVAPSGEAGLDAVRWGQRFAVIMSDMRMPGMDGATFLAKAREISPDSVRILLTGQADVESSIAAINKGAIFRYLCKPCPKEELISALNDAVSQYRLVCAEKELLATTLTASVKTLTEVLAMVAPWAFQRAAFAQSCVHHALLKLEWPDEWIYTIAASLSQIGCVGIPADIVQADAAQRAITEDEKKLLQEHPDVAGRLVENIPRLKLVAEIIRHQAKSAPSNAPTEVIRGSHLLRAALELERHAARGLSLEHPREILLAARPPIPEYIIKSLTDFRANVAGVRTARIDELKPGWVVDEDIRTTNDLMVLTKGHELTDTAISALQRLLTANAIKEPIRVRGIPDTTASS from the coding sequence ATGACTGATACCACCTTGCCCCGGGTGCTGTGCGTAGACGATGAACCCAACGTGCTTGCTGCAATGGAACGAAACCTCTTTGGCGAATTCAACGTTGTGGTGGCCCCCAGTGGTGAAGCCGGCCTGGATGCCGTTCGCTGGGGCCAGCGTTTTGCCGTAATCATGTCCGACATGCGCATGCCTGGCATGGACGGCGCCACCTTCCTCGCCAAAGCGCGGGAAATCTCCCCCGACAGCGTACGTATCCTCCTCACCGGACAGGCCGACGTGGAATCCTCTATCGCGGCTATCAACAAGGGGGCCATCTTCCGCTACCTCTGCAAACCTTGCCCCAAGGAAGAACTGATTTCAGCGCTTAACGACGCCGTCAGTCAGTACCGTCTCGTTTGCGCGGAAAAGGAATTGCTGGCAACCACCCTCACCGCTTCGGTCAAGACGCTAACGGAAGTGCTCGCTATGGTCGCTCCGTGGGCCTTTCAACGGGCGGCCTTCGCCCAGTCTTGTGTCCACCACGCTCTGCTCAAGCTGGAATGGCCCGATGAATGGATATACACCATCGCCGCCTCATTGAGCCAAATCGGCTGTGTGGGTATCCCCGCCGATATCGTTCAGGCCGACGCCGCCCAGCGCGCTATCACGGAAGACGAGAAAAAACTCCTTCAGGAACACCCGGATGTCGCCGGCCGCCTGGTGGAAAATATCCCCCGCCTCAAGCTGGTAGCCGAGATCATCCGTCATCAGGCCAAAAGTGCTCCATCCAACGCCCCCACAGAGGTTATCCGCGGTTCTCACCTCTTGCGAGCCGCTCTCGAACTCGAACGCCACGCCGCCCGAGGACTGAGCCTGGAACACCCCAGGGAAATCCTGCTCGCGGCGCGCCCACCGATCCCTGAGTACATCATCAAATCCCTGACTGATTTCCGTGCTAACGTGGCCGGCGTCCGCACTGCGCGCATTGACGAATTGAAGCCCGGCTGGGTAGTGGATGAAGACATCCGAACCACCAACGACTTGATGGTGCTCACCAAGGGCCATGAACTCACCGACACCGCCATCTCCGCACTCCAACGCCTGCTCACCGCCAACGCCATCAAGGAGCCGATCCGAGTACGTGGAATTCCGGACACCACCGCGTCTTCGTGA
- a CDS encoding DNA/RNA non-specific endonuclease, whose amino-acid sequence MAWKKITRFLLLLLLVMACFPVMAGRSLCPGKFINDETPHIYYDEEICFTEFVVLYSYVNKAPLISAQRLTAEQVKAADAISRRDAFHIEPLIPQAVRSATDDYEYSGYDQGHMAPAGDMPNSLAQHESFSMSNMTPQLPKLNRISWRKIEASVRKLALQDGEVWVVTGAVFGNKRIGNGVSVPTVIYKAISSQSTQQVFVGDNTTGAVTCLSVSDFSARYAIDPFP is encoded by the coding sequence ATGGCATGGAAAAAAATAACGCGCTTTTTATTGTTATTGCTGCTGGTGATGGCGTGTTTCCCGGTAATGGCCGGCCGGTCGTTGTGCCCTGGTAAATTTATCAACGATGAAACACCCCATATTTATTATGACGAAGAGATTTGTTTCACTGAATTTGTTGTGCTTTATAGTTATGTGAATAAAGCGCCATTAATTTCCGCACAGCGTTTAACCGCCGAACAGGTCAAAGCCGCGGACGCTATTTCCCGGCGCGACGCCTTTCATATTGAGCCATTAATACCTCAGGCGGTGCGATCGGCGACTGACGATTATGAGTACTCAGGGTACGATCAGGGGCACATGGCGCCAGCGGGGGATATGCCAAATTCTCTGGCGCAGCATGAGTCTTTTTCCATGTCGAATATGACGCCGCAATTGCCGAAATTGAACCGGATATCCTGGCGTAAAATTGAAGCGTCGGTTCGCAAGCTGGCGTTGCAGGATGGCGAGGTATGGGTGGTGACGGGAGCCGTATTCGGAAATAAGAGAATCGGCAACGGCGTATCGGTGCCGACCGTGATTTATAAAGCCATCAGCAGTCAATCAACCCAACAGGTTTTTGTGGGCGATAACACCACCGGCGCTGTCACCTGTCTGTCAGTCAGTGATTTTTCCGCACGCTATGCCATCGACCCATTTCCGTAA
- the copD gene encoding copper homeostasis membrane protein CopD: MTLEWLYALSRFGHFSSLMVLVGSACYSTLLAPRTYRARLASQLHGLTAIGCVAALLTAVAILAAQTGLMSGDWRNIGDGGIWRAVLGTRFGNIWRWQPVLASLACVAFFWRSRSRSRSRSRSRQAGVLMLGILQLCGMGWVGHAAMLEGWPGVLHGANQVVHLLSVTFWVGGLPPLLFVLRDARLVQTRTDAILTMMRFSRYGHLAVALTILTGLVNTRLILGWPLAGAGLYGALLAVKILLVAVMALLALFNRYWVVPRFQRVNDIAYDYFLRLTTVELALSVLVIALVSFFATLSPV, from the coding sequence ATGACGCTGGAATGGCTTTACGCGTTATCGCGCTTCGGACATTTTTCCAGTCTTATGGTGCTGGTTGGCTCAGCGTGTTACAGCACATTGCTTGCCCCCCGGACGTATCGGGCTCGGCTGGCGTCGCAGTTGCATGGTTTGACGGCAATCGGCTGTGTGGCGGCGCTATTGACCGCTGTAGCCATACTGGCGGCGCAAACCGGATTGATGAGTGGCGACTGGCGTAATATCGGCGATGGCGGCATCTGGCGCGCCGTGCTGGGCACCCGCTTCGGGAATATTTGGCGTTGGCAACCCGTGCTGGCGTCGTTGGCCTGCGTGGCGTTTTTCTGGCGTAGCCGTAGCCGTAGCCGTAGCCGTAGCCGTAGCCGGCAAGCGGGCGTGTTGATGCTGGGCATACTGCAACTATGCGGCATGGGGTGGGTGGGGCACGCGGCGATGCTGGAAGGATGGCCTGGCGTACTGCATGGCGCCAATCAGGTCGTGCATTTGCTGTCCGTGACGTTTTGGGTCGGGGGGTTGCCGCCACTGCTGTTTGTGTTGCGGGATGCGCGGCTGGTGCAGACGCGAACGGACGCTATCCTGACGATGATGCGTTTTTCCCGTTATGGTCACCTGGCCGTTGCATTGACTATCCTGACCGGGCTGGTGAATACACGGCTGATTCTCGGCTGGCCGCTAGCGGGCGCAGGGCTTTATGGCGCGTTGCTGGCAGTGAAAATTCTGCTGGTGGCGGTGATGGCGCTGCTGGCGTTATTTAATCGGTATTGGGTGGTGCCGCGCTTTCAGCGGGTAAATGATATAGCGTATGACTATTTTCTGCGACTCACCACGGTGGAACTGGCGTTATCTGTTCTGGTCATCGCATTGGTCAGCTTTTTTGCTACGCTATCGCCGGTTTGA
- the ftnA gene encoding non-heme ferritin, translating into MLKKEMIQKLNEQLNLEFYSANLYLQMSAWCGDKGFEGASIFLKSHSREEMEHMQRLFDYLDDTGSLPVLGAIAAPPVDFNSLQDVFKLTYEHEQLITSKINALAHAAMTLQDYSTFNFLQWYVAEQHEEEKLFKSILDKMGMVNAQEGGLFFIDQDLKKMAASVTPSA; encoded by the coding sequence ATGTTAAAAAAAGAAATGATTCAAAAGCTGAATGAGCAGCTTAATCTTGAATTTTACTCCGCCAATCTGTACTTGCAGATGAGCGCCTGGTGTGGCGACAAAGGTTTTGAAGGGGCGTCGATTTTCCTGAAGTCGCATTCCCGTGAAGAAATGGAGCACATGCAGCGTTTGTTCGATTATCTGGACGATACCGGCAGCCTGCCTGTGCTGGGTGCTATCGCCGCGCCGCCGGTTGATTTCAATTCGCTGCAGGATGTGTTCAAGCTGACCTATGAACATGAGCAATTGATCACCAGTAAAATCAATGCGCTGGCTCATGCCGCTATGACGTTGCAGGATTACTCCACCTTCAATTTTCTGCAATGGTATGTAGCAGAACAGCATGAAGAGGAAAAACTGTTCAAGTCTATCCTCGACAAGATGGGCATGGTGAATGCTCAGGAAGGCGGTCTGTTCTTTATTGATCAGGATCTGAAGAAAATGGCGGCATCCGTCACGCCGTCTGCCTGA
- a CDS encoding HDOD domain-containing protein — protein sequence MQVMFVDDESRVLSGIERALMMQDSEWECRFANSGQEALAMLEEKPADVVVSDMRMPFMDGAELLTRVRNRWPGTIRIILSGYSEPDAILRMVDVAHRFVAKPCDSTVLLEMVASALALRDMFQDPAVVEIVGRTSRLPAAPKVFADLCRLIADPGSDTRHIAGLLGSEPALSAKIMQLANSAYFTRGGHINDIGNAITHLGLDQVKLLVLASQVFADAKTDPYVDRLQQNALLASTLAARISGHQGLEPTAALLANIALLIPELRESDDKATTTRGDTPIHAAVSAYLLALWGLPMDIVEAVACHTQPSRSADKTFGVIGAVHVAVTLANNEVPDLDYLEQTGVLNKLPLWQKMLAHTQETLND from the coding sequence ATGCAAGTGATGTTCGTCGATGACGAAAGTCGGGTGCTCTCTGGTATTGAGCGGGCCCTCATGATGCAAGACAGCGAATGGGAATGCCGCTTCGCCAATAGCGGCCAGGAAGCGCTGGCGATGCTGGAGGAAAAGCCGGCCGACGTAGTGGTGTCCGACATGCGAATGCCCTTTATGGATGGCGCTGAATTACTGACTCGGGTACGCAACCGCTGGCCTGGCACAATACGTATCATCCTGTCCGGTTACTCTGAGCCCGACGCCATCTTACGTATGGTGGACGTCGCTCACCGGTTTGTGGCCAAACCCTGTGACAGCACGGTGCTGCTGGAGATGGTAGCAAGCGCTCTGGCCCTGCGCGACATGTTTCAGGACCCTGCGGTGGTCGAGATAGTGGGCCGCACCAGCCGGCTGCCGGCGGCCCCTAAAGTGTTCGCCGATTTATGCCGCCTCATTGCCGACCCCGGCAGCGATACCCGACACATCGCCGGGCTTCTGGGCAGTGAGCCTGCCCTGAGCGCCAAGATTATGCAGCTTGCTAATTCAGCCTATTTCACCCGAGGCGGTCACATTAATGACATCGGAAACGCCATCACCCACTTGGGGCTGGATCAGGTGAAGCTACTCGTTCTGGCGTCTCAGGTCTTTGCAGACGCGAAGACAGACCCTTATGTGGACCGGCTACAACAAAACGCTCTGCTCGCCTCCACCCTGGCCGCACGTATTTCCGGCCACCAGGGATTGGAGCCGACCGCCGCCTTGCTCGCCAACATTGCGCTGCTTATCCCCGAACTGAGGGAATCCGACGACAAGGCAACCACCACTCGCGGCGACACCCCCATACACGCTGCGGTAAGCGCATATCTGCTGGCTTTGTGGGGGTTACCTATGGATATCGTGGAAGCCGTGGCCTGTCACACGCAGCCCTCCCGTTCTGCGGATAAAACCTTCGGCGTGATCGGTGCTGTGCATGTGGCGGTTACCCTCGCCAACAACGAGGTCCCCGATCTGGACTATCTTGAACAAACCGGCGTGCTGAACAAACTGCCCCTGTGGCAGAAGATGCTCGCCCATACCCAGGAAACTCTCAATGACTGA
- a CDS encoding FIST N-terminal domain-containing protein → MNVQLKYASSESPNPVDAVAEFASQIGSEGIDTVIFFCSPDYDLDVLGRELKNAFSCPCIGCTSSGQIGTEGFQHSGLLGLGLGGGFRTRFFMIHPLISYTSVITDIAEAIRLDTEARPNLYRFGLLLIDGLSMVEERLVANLYQQIGNVPIIGGSAGDDLRFEKTHVYDGNGQFISDAAVFAVIETSAPVTTFKVQHFEPSEVELVITEADPEKRLILEINGEPAAQVYAQALGLTVNELTPTVFSRNPLVLSFGDEPYVRSIQKWNEDLSLTCYCAIEEGLIVAIGKAEDPVQTFKQAFDKVRETIPEPAVIIGCDCILRRLQFEQEGLEQQIGNIMMQNRVVGFSTYGEQYNGLHVNQTFTGIAIGGQSLD, encoded by the coding sequence ATGAACGTCCAACTCAAATATGCCAGTAGCGAATCGCCGAACCCGGTCGATGCTGTCGCCGAGTTTGCCAGCCAGATTGGCAGCGAAGGCATTGATACCGTCATTTTCTTCTGTTCTCCAGACTACGACCTGGACGTCTTAGGCCGGGAGTTGAAGAACGCCTTCTCCTGTCCCTGTATAGGCTGCACATCCTCTGGTCAGATTGGCACCGAAGGCTTCCAGCACTCCGGGTTGTTGGGTCTCGGATTGGGCGGAGGCTTTCGTACCCGCTTCTTCATGATTCACCCGTTGATCAGCTACACCTCGGTAATAACCGACATCGCCGAAGCTATTCGCCTTGATACTGAGGCCAGGCCGAACCTGTATCGCTTCGGCCTGCTGCTGATAGACGGCCTTTCTATGGTCGAAGAGCGTCTGGTCGCGAACCTCTACCAGCAGATCGGCAACGTTCCAATAATCGGGGGCTCCGCGGGCGATGACCTGCGTTTCGAGAAAACGCACGTCTACGATGGAAACGGCCAGTTCATTTCCGACGCAGCAGTATTCGCCGTCATCGAGACCAGTGCGCCCGTTACCACCTTCAAGGTACAGCATTTCGAACCCAGCGAGGTGGAGCTCGTCATCACCGAGGCCGACCCGGAGAAGCGACTCATCCTTGAGATAAACGGCGAACCTGCCGCTCAGGTTTACGCGCAAGCCCTCGGCCTCACGGTGAACGAATTGACGCCGACAGTCTTTTCTCGCAACCCGCTGGTGCTCTCCTTCGGCGATGAGCCCTACGTTCGTTCTATTCAGAAGTGGAACGAAGACCTCTCTCTCACCTGCTATTGCGCCATCGAAGAAGGGCTGATCGTCGCCATCGGCAAAGCGGAAGACCCGGTCCAAACCTTCAAGCAGGCCTTTGACAAGGTCCGCGAGACGATTCCGGAACCCGCGGTAATCATCGGCTGCGATTGCATCCTGCGTCGTCTCCAGTTCGAACAGGAAGGGCTTGAACAGCAGATCGGCAACATCATGATGCAAAACCGGGTAGTAGGCTTTTCCACCTACGGCGAGCAGTACAACGGATTGCACGTGAACCAAACCTTCACCGGCATCGCCATTGGAGGACAGAGCCTTGACTGA
- a CDS encoding GlsB/YeaQ/YmgE family stress response membrane protein — MGIISWVIFGLIAGILAKWIMPGRDGGGFIMTVLLGVVGAVVGGWSSTFFGFGKVDGFNIGSFAVAVVGAIVVLWVYRKVRD; from the coding sequence ATGGGAATTATTTCGTGGGTTATTTTCGGCCTCATTGCCGGTATTTTGGCAAAGTGGATCATGCCGGGCAGAGATGGCGGTGGTTTTATCATGACCGTATTGCTGGGTGTGGTCGGTGCGGTGGTTGGCGGCTGGAGCAGTACGTTCTTTGGTTTTGGCAAAGTCGATGGCTTTAATATCGGCAGTTTTGCGGTGGCGGTGGTCGGCGCCATTGTGGTGTTGTGGGTTTACCGTAAAGTACGAGACTGA
- a CDS encoding sensor histidine kinase encodes MTEGTFSEASVMDLSAAEYQRKLAARDKTIDVLKRRIAQEARHSHATPFAILEQTVGLEKVVARKTLELENERQELEKALTELRFTQAQLLQAQKMESIGQLAAGIAHEINTPTQYVSDNVGFVKTATVSLLSLLDSALALAEATRGKMDAEPVVAEFDAALKRTKVDFLRRQIPSALDESLEGLGHIAKIVAAMKEFSHPSHNEKEMVDVREVINTTVTVARNEWKYVAELETHFDDDLPQLPCLRDMIGQAILNLVVNAAHAIADTIQQGVKEKGHIIVSAAQRGEHMEIRVKDDGSGIPAGIRDRIFDPFFTTKAVGKGTGQGLAIVYSTVVDKHDGLIRCESEEGVGTTFILQLPLHCRKEDCPACK; translated from the coding sequence TTGACTGAAGGAACCTTTTCCGAAGCGTCCGTCATGGATTTGTCCGCTGCCGAATACCAGCGTAAGCTCGCCGCGCGGGACAAGACCATTGATGTACTCAAGCGCCGCATCGCACAAGAGGCCCGGCACAGCCACGCCACGCCTTTTGCTATCCTGGAGCAGACCGTGGGCCTGGAGAAGGTGGTTGCCCGCAAAACTCTGGAGTTAGAAAACGAACGGCAAGAGTTAGAAAAAGCCCTGACCGAATTGCGCTTCACCCAGGCTCAGTTACTGCAGGCTCAGAAGATGGAGTCCATCGGCCAACTCGCCGCCGGCATCGCCCACGAGATCAACACGCCAACCCAGTACGTCTCCGACAATGTCGGTTTCGTTAAGACCGCCACCGTTTCCCTGCTAAGCCTGTTGGACTCGGCTCTGGCGCTGGCCGAAGCCACGCGGGGAAAAATGGACGCAGAGCCTGTCGTGGCGGAGTTCGACGCGGCCCTCAAACGCACTAAAGTGGATTTCCTACGCCGCCAGATCCCAAGCGCCTTAGACGAATCGCTGGAGGGCCTGGGTCATATCGCCAAGATTGTGGCCGCCATGAAGGAATTCTCCCACCCTTCTCATAACGAGAAAGAAATGGTGGATGTACGCGAGGTCATCAACACCACGGTGACCGTCGCCCGCAACGAATGGAAATACGTGGCAGAACTTGAGACGCACTTCGATGACGATTTGCCGCAACTGCCGTGTCTGCGCGATATGATCGGCCAGGCCATTCTCAACCTGGTGGTGAACGCCGCCCATGCTATCGCCGACACCATCCAGCAAGGCGTCAAAGAAAAAGGCCACATCATCGTATCAGCGGCGCAGCGCGGCGAGCATATGGAGATCCGAGTCAAAGACGACGGTAGCGGTATTCCTGCCGGGATCCGCGACCGCATTTTCGATCCCTTCTTCACCACCAAAGCCGTAGGCAAAGGCACGGGCCAGGGTCTCGCTATCGTCTATTCGACCGTAGTGGACAAGCATGATGGGCTAATCCGTTGCGAGTCGGAAGAAGGCGTGGGCACGACGTTCATCCTGCAACTGCCCCTTCACTGCCGTAAAGAGGACTGCCCGGCATGCAAGTGA
- a CDS encoding YeaH/YhbH family protein translates to MAYFIDRRLNGKNKSAVNRQRFLRRYKSQIKQSIAGAINKRSVTDVENGESISISNSDISEPMFHQGRGGIRHRVHPGNDHFVQNDKIERPQGGGGGGSGQGDAGQDGEGQDEFVFQISKDEYLDLLFEDLALPNLKKTEHRQLNEYKTHRAGYTANGVPANISVVRSLQNSLARRMAMTAGKRRELHQREEDLALLENTEPAQLLEEERLRQEIAELRQRIASVPFIDTFDLRYKNYERRPEPSSQAVMFCLMDVSGSMDQATKDIAKRFYILLYLFLSRTYKNVEVVYIRHHTQAKEVDEQEFFYSQETGGTIVSSALKLMEDVVKERYNPAQWNIYAAQASDGDNWADDSPLCRELLATRLLPVVRYYSYIEITRRSHQTLWREYEMLQDSFDNFAMQHIRDQDDIYPVFREIFHKQTVNN, encoded by the coding sequence ATGGCCTATTTCATTGATCGGCGTTTGAACGGCAAAAACAAAAGCGCGGTTAACCGCCAGCGCTTTTTGCGCCGCTACAAGTCGCAAATAAAACAGTCGATTGCCGGGGCCATCAACAAGCGTTCGGTTACCGACGTGGAAAACGGAGAGTCTATCTCTATCTCCAATTCGGATATCAGTGAACCGATGTTCCATCAGGGTCGTGGTGGGATTCGTCACCGGGTACATCCCGGTAACGACCACTTCGTGCAGAACGACAAGATCGAACGGCCTCAGGGCGGCGGTGGCGGCGGATCCGGTCAGGGCGACGCCGGTCAGGATGGCGAAGGTCAGGATGAATTCGTGTTCCAGATATCCAAAGACGAGTACCTTGACCTGCTGTTCGAGGATCTGGCGCTGCCCAACCTGAAAAAAACCGAACACCGGCAACTCAACGAGTACAAAACCCACCGTGCGGGGTACACCGCTAACGGCGTCCCCGCCAATATTAGCGTAGTGCGTTCGCTGCAGAACTCGCTGGCGCGCCGCATGGCGATGACCGCCGGTAAACGACGCGAGCTTCACCAGCGGGAAGAAGATTTAGCGTTGCTGGAAAACACCGAGCCGGCCCAGTTGCTGGAGGAGGAGCGACTGCGTCAGGAAATTGCCGAACTGCGCCAGCGCATCGCCAGCGTACCGTTCATCGATACCTTCGACCTGCGTTACAAGAACTACGAACGCCGGCCGGAACCATCAAGCCAGGCGGTGATGTTCTGTTTGATGGACGTTTCCGGCTCGATGGATCAAGCCACCAAGGACATCGCCAAACGTTTTTATATCCTGCTGTATCTGTTCCTGAGCCGTACCTACAAAAACGTGGAAGTGGTGTATATCCGCCACCATACGCAGGCCAAGGAAGTGGATGAGCAGGAGTTTTTCTACTCTCAGGAAACCGGCGGCACTATCGTCTCCAGCGCCCTGAAACTGATGGAGGATGTGGTCAAAGAACGCTACAACCCTGCGCAATGGAATATTTACGCCGCGCAGGCTTCCGATGGCGACAACTGGGCGGACGACTCGCCGCTTTGCCGTGAATTACTCGCTACCCGCCTGCTGCCGGTGGTGCGTTATTACAGCTACATCGAAATTACCCGTCGTTCGCACCAGACGCTGTGGCGGGAATATGAGATGTTGCAGGACAGCTTTGACAATTTCGCCATGCAACATATTCGCGATCAGGACGATATCTACCCGGTCTTCCGAGAAATCTTCCACAAACAAACCGTCAACAACTAA